The following coding sequences are from one Devosia yakushimensis window:
- the trpE gene encoding anthranilate synthase component I — MGDDSYQRFAEQYEAGKSQIVWRRIVADLETPIGTYLKLAQDRTNTFLLESVQDGAIRGRYSIIGLLPDVILKVENGQASINRSAQLDPESYEPLSQAPLDALRTLVADSKIEVPPGLPPQSAGIYGFLGYEMVRYMEVLPNSNPDHLELPEATLMRPSLLAIFDTLKDELYLTAPIFVREGVTARQAHEAAEARIEEAIARLGRALPTTAALPDLESIAVTSNTSREDYFAMVAKAKDYITAGDIFQVVLSQRFEAEFTLPATALYRALRRTNPSPYMYFLDFGGFAIAGSSPEVLVRVQDGEVTIRPIAGTRKRGATPTRDQELAAELLADPKELAEHLMLLDLGRNDVGRVAKTGTVKVTDKFFLEFYSHVMHIVSNVVGVLDPKYDFVDALSAGFPAGTVSGAPKVRAMEIIDELEKSRRGIYGGCVGYFSADGTMDTCIVLRTAIVKDGKLYAQAGAGIVADSKPELEQLECENKARALFSAAEEALRYAGEARIGQ, encoded by the coding sequence ATGGGCGACGATTCCTACCAGCGCTTTGCCGAGCAATACGAGGCCGGGAAATCGCAGATCGTCTGGCGTCGCATCGTGGCCGACCTCGAAACGCCGATCGGCACCTATCTCAAGCTGGCGCAGGATCGCACCAACACCTTCCTGCTCGAATCGGTGCAGGACGGTGCCATTCGCGGCCGCTATTCGATCATTGGCCTTCTGCCCGACGTCATCCTCAAGGTCGAGAATGGCCAGGCGTCCATCAATCGCTCGGCCCAGCTCGATCCAGAGAGCTATGAGCCGCTGAGCCAAGCTCCGCTCGATGCGTTGCGGACCCTTGTGGCCGATAGCAAGATCGAGGTCCCCCCCGGCCTGCCCCCGCAGTCCGCCGGCATCTATGGCTTTCTCGGCTATGAGATGGTCCGCTATATGGAAGTGCTGCCCAACAGCAATCCAGACCATCTGGAGCTTCCCGAAGCGACCCTGATGCGCCCCTCACTGCTGGCCATCTTCGATACGCTCAAGGACGAGCTCTACCTCACCGCCCCCATTTTCGTGCGGGAGGGTGTCACAGCCCGTCAGGCCCATGAGGCAGCCGAGGCCCGCATCGAGGAGGCCATCGCTCGCCTGGGCCGCGCTCTGCCCACCACAGCCGCCCTGCCCGACCTTGAGAGCATCGCGGTCACCAGCAACACCAGCCGCGAGGACTATTTCGCGATGGTGGCCAAGGCCAAGGACTACATCACCGCCGGCGATATCTTCCAGGTCGTGCTGAGCCAACGCTTTGAGGCCGAATTCACCCTGCCCGCTACCGCGCTTTACCGCGCCCTGCGCCGCACCAATCCCAGCCCCTATATGTATTTCCTCGATTTCGGCGGCTTTGCCATTGCCGGCTCGAGCCCCGAAGTACTGGTGCGCGTGCAGGATGGCGAAGTCACCATTCGCCCCATCGCTGGCACCCGCAAGCGCGGCGCCACCCCGACCCGCGATCAGGAACTGGCCGCTGAACTCCTCGCCGACCCCAAGGAGCTGGCCGAGCATCTGATGCTGCTCGATCTGGGCCGCAACGATGTCGGCCGCGTCGCCAAGACCGGCACGGTCAAGGTCACCGACAAGTTCTTCCTCGAATTCTATTCCCACGTCATGCACATCGTTTCCAACGTGGTTGGCGTGCTCGATCCCAAATATGATTTCGTGGACGCCCTCTCGGCCGGCTTCCCGGCAGGCACCGTCTCCGGCGCCCCCAAAGTGCGCGCCATGGAAATCATCGATGAGCTGGAAAAGTCCCGCCGCGGCATCTATGGCGGCTGCGTCGGCTATTTCAGCGCCGACGGCACTATGGACACCTGCATCGTGCTGCGCACCGCCATCGTCAAGGATGGCAAGCTCTACGCGCAGGCCGGCGCCGGCATCGTGGCCGACAGCAAGCCCGAACTCGAACAGCTCGAATGCGAAAACAAGGCCCGCGCCCTTTTCAGCGCCGCCGAGGAAGCGCTACGCTATGCCGGCGAGGCGAGGATCGGGCAATGA
- a CDS encoding peptidylprolyl isomerase, translated as MLDSLRGFAKSWPGKVMGAFLLVGVAGFGINNVITDLGTNTVARVGNEEINSRQFLRAYQSQMNQVAQRLGSVPTAQEAVSLGIPSMVLQSLAQDAALDQMASSFGLGVSEQKLSEMLREDPSFAGTLGNFDPAAFSQVLQMSGLTEAEYFSDQAKAAERQQLVLSLFGDTKLPATASSLVNRYAADQRTMDYFVIGDTNIETPAAPTEEELAAYLTEHQTEFRTVETRTVQMLELSPATLAKTKTIADDTIAAEYERTKASLVTPERRTIQQVVLNAEQVTAFEAGQTAGTPFETLVTTAGLTPTDLGTLAQANITDTALATAAFGLPQGGFAIIDGVAGKRAVHVSVVEAAREPTLAEARDQISQTLALAEARNEVADVLDQVEELRAAFQPLTDIAARFNLDLYEANVTAGGSELSVVPDLNDTDRPRVTQAIFKAEQGKLTPATQLAGNANLWFDLLKIEPARDQTLDEVRDQVTTALTTERTNAAIAEAQEAAVKRLDAGEAIADVAASLGVFPQLSTQFTRFGSQDQTIDQTVASAAFAGGESHHGSVVSNSGEHIVFQVTGVTPAEGNLAEQANASLENEVRIGIYGDFVAAVRDEAGLRVNQQALEQSLSLLTGAQ; from the coding sequence ATGCTCGATAGTTTGCGCGGTTTTGCAAAATCATGGCCCGGTAAGGTCATGGGTGCATTTCTTTTGGTGGGCGTAGCCGGCTTCGGCATCAACAACGTCATCACCGATCTGGGCACCAATACCGTTGCACGGGTCGGCAACGAAGAAATCAATTCGCGGCAATTCCTGCGCGCCTATCAAAGCCAGATGAACCAGGTGGCACAGCGGTTGGGTTCGGTTCCAACTGCCCAGGAAGCCGTCAGCCTCGGTATTCCATCCATGGTGCTGCAGAGCCTGGCACAGGACGCTGCCCTCGACCAGATGGCCTCCAGTTTTGGTCTCGGGGTCTCCGAACAGAAGCTGAGCGAGATGTTGCGCGAGGATCCATCCTTTGCCGGCACGCTCGGCAATTTCGATCCTGCCGCCTTTAGCCAGGTGCTGCAGATGAGCGGGCTGACGGAGGCCGAATATTTCTCTGACCAGGCCAAGGCCGCCGAACGCCAGCAGCTTGTGCTCTCGCTGTTTGGCGACACCAAGCTCCCCGCCACAGCGTCCAGCCTAGTCAATCGCTATGCCGCCGACCAGCGCACAATGGACTATTTCGTCATCGGCGACACCAATATCGAAACGCCTGCCGCCCCGACCGAGGAAGAGCTGGCTGCCTATCTCACCGAGCATCAGACCGAGTTCCGCACCGTCGAGACTCGTACCGTGCAGATGCTGGAGCTGTCGCCAGCAACGCTTGCCAAGACCAAGACCATTGCCGACGACACCATTGCTGCCGAGTATGAGCGCACTAAGGCCAGCCTGGTGACGCCGGAGCGCCGGACTATCCAGCAGGTCGTGCTCAATGCCGAACAGGTCACCGCCTTCGAGGCCGGACAGACTGCCGGAACGCCCTTCGAAACGCTGGTGACCACGGCCGGCCTGACGCCCACCGACCTTGGTACGCTGGCACAGGCCAATATTACCGACACCGCCCTTGCAACTGCCGCCTTTGGCCTGCCCCAGGGTGGCTTTGCCATCATCGACGGCGTTGCCGGCAAGCGCGCAGTCCACGTATCCGTTGTTGAAGCGGCCCGCGAGCCGACTCTGGCAGAGGCACGCGACCAGATTTCGCAGACCCTGGCTCTGGCCGAAGCACGCAATGAAGTGGCCGACGTCCTCGACCAGGTTGAAGAATTGCGCGCCGCCTTCCAGCCGCTGACCGACATTGCCGCACGGTTCAACCTTGATCTCTACGAGGCCAATGTTACTGCCGGTGGCAGCGAGCTTTCGGTCGTCCCCGATCTCAACGACACGGATCGCCCGCGCGTCACCCAGGCCATCTTCAAGGCCGAGCAGGGTAAACTGACCCCGGCGACCCAGTTGGCAGGCAATGCCAATCTCTGGTTTGACCTGCTCAAGATCGAGCCCGCCCGGGATCAAACGCTCGACGAAGTGCGCGATCAGGTCACGACCGCCCTTACCACCGAACGCACCAATGCTGCTATTGCAGAGGCCCAGGAGGCCGCGGTCAAGCGCCTCGACGCCGGTGAGGCTATCGCCGATGTCGCCGCTTCCCTGGGGGTGTTTCCGCAGCTCAGCACGCAATTCACGCGCTTTGGTTCGCAGGATCAGACGATTGACCAGACTGTCGCCTCCGCGGCCTTTGCCGGCGGCGAAAGCCATCATGGCTCCGTTGTCAGCAATAGCGGCGAGCACATCGTGTTCCAAGTTACCGGCGTGACGCCTGCCGAAGGCAATCTTGCCGAACAGGCCAATGCGAGCCTCGAAAACGAAGTGCGCATCGGCATCTATGGCGATTTCGTAGCCGCCGTACGCGACGAGGCCGGCCTGCGCGTCAACCAGCAGGCTCTCGAGCAATCGCTTTCACTTCTCACCGGCGCGCAATAG
- the tpiA gene encoding triose-phosphate isomerase produces MTTTLTPLIAGNWKMNGGRASLDELQSLADMLTTGEAPRAVVVVCPPATILAAVARQGASSGILAGGQDCHAAASGAHTGDIAAGMLADAGAQYVIVGHSERRAAYAETDADVRAKAEAAIGAGLKPIICVGEIEAERDSGNAETVVAAQLAGSIPDHAGQHEVIVAYEPVWAIGTGRTPTGEEIAQMHGRIRAILADRFGEKGAAIRILYGGSLKPQNAREILAIDNVNGGLVGGASLLAKDFYTIISAV; encoded by the coding sequence GTGACAACGACACTGACGCCGCTGATCGCGGGTAACTGGAAAATGAACGGTGGCCGCGCTTCGCTGGACGAGCTGCAGAGCCTCGCCGACATGCTGACAACCGGTGAAGCGCCGCGCGCAGTAGTGGTCGTTTGTCCGCCCGCAACCATTCTTGCCGCCGTCGCCCGGCAGGGCGCCAGCAGCGGGATTCTGGCCGGCGGACAGGATTGTCATGCAGCGGCATCGGGCGCGCATACCGGCGATATCGCCGCTGGGATGCTGGCCGATGCCGGGGCGCAATATGTCATTGTTGGCCATTCCGAACGCCGCGCGGCGTATGCCGAAACCGATGCCGACGTGCGCGCCAAGGCCGAGGCGGCCATCGGGGCAGGGCTCAAGCCCATCATCTGCGTGGGGGAAATCGAAGCCGAACGTGATAGCGGCAATGCGGAAACGGTGGTTGCCGCCCAACTGGCTGGCTCGATTCCCGATCATGCCGGCCAGCACGAGGTGATTGTGGCCTATGAGCCGGTCTGGGCCATTGGCACCGGCCGTACGCCGACGGGGGAGGAAATTGCGCAGATGCACGGGCGCATCCGCGCCATTCTCGCTGATCGCTTCGGCGAGAAGGGCGCGGCCATCCGCATTCTTTATGGCGGCTCGCTCAAGCCGCAGAATGCGCGCGAGATTTTGGCCATCGATAATGTGAATGGCGGGCTTGTAGGCGGCGCCAGCCTCTTGGCAAAGGACTTCTACACCATTATCTCCGCCGTATAG
- the secG gene encoding preprotein translocase subunit SecG, whose product MANVLIVAYLLIVLALIAVILLQRSEGGALGIGGGSGGFMTARGSANLLTRTTAILATLFFATAIGLTILSELDRGTSGILERAVQGTDQAAPTSVLDALNSLQGGAPSDLPVPATDPTAPAGSDPVTQDIGTVAPATDAAPAAEPSTTPDATSDLPVPQAPAATPTQTPAAPASN is encoded by the coding sequence ATGGCGAACGTCCTGATTGTTGCCTATCTGCTGATCGTCCTGGCGCTGATTGCAGTCATTCTGCTGCAGCGCTCCGAGGGCGGTGCGCTGGGCATTGGCGGGGGCAGCGGCGGCTTTATGACCGCGCGCGGCTCGGCCAACCTTTTGACCCGGACCACGGCGATTCTGGCGACCCTCTTTTTTGCGACGGCGATCGGCCTGACCATTCTCAGCGAACTCGATCGCGGTACCTCGGGTATTCTTGAGCGTGCGGTGCAGGGCACCGATCAGGCCGCGCCGACCAGCGTGCTGGATGCCCTTAATTCCCTCCAGGGCGGTGCGCCTTCGGATCTGCCGGTTCCGGCGACCGACCCAACGGCCCCGGCGGGCTCTGACCCGGTTACCCAGGATATCGGCACCGTAGCTCCGGCCACTGATGCCGCGCCTGCCGCGGAGCCTTCGACTACCCCTGACGCGACGAGCGACCTGCCGGTGCCTCAGGCTCCGGCGGCGACGCCGACGCAAACGCCCGCCGCTCCGGCGAGCAACTAA